Proteins encoded in a region of the Spiroplasma endosymbiont of Amphimallon solstitiale genome:
- the rpsG gene encoding 30S ribosomal protein S7: MRKNQAIKRELVADPIYDSKIVTQLINAIMIDGKKSVAQKIVYNSFKIVGEKTQQVPLEVFEKAIANITPQLEIKTRRIGGANYQVPIEVSATRKITLAIRWLVSYSQARYGNSMQDKLAAEIMDAATGNGSSIKKRDEIHRMAEANKAFAHYKW; this comes from the coding sequence ATGCGTAAAAATCAAGCTATTAAAAGAGAATTAGTTGCTGATCCAATTTATGATTCAAAAATTGTTACTCAATTAATTAATGCCATTATGATTGATGGTAAAAAAAGTGTAGCTCAAAAAATTGTTTATAATTCTTTTAAAATTGTTGGAGAAAAAACCCAACAAGTACCATTAGAAGTATTTGAAAAGGCAATTGCTAATATTACACCACAATTAGAAATTAAAACTCGAAGAATTGGTGGCGCAAACTATCAAGTTCCTATTGAAGTTAGTGCTACTCGTAAGATAACTTTAGCAATTCGTTGATTAGTTTCTTATTCACAAGCAAGATATGGTAATAGTATGCAAGATAAACTTGCAGCTGAGATTATGGATGCTGCTACTGGTAATGGTTCATCAATTAAAAAACGTGATGAAATTCATCGTATGGCTGAAGCTAATAAAGCCTTTGCTCACTATAAATGATAA
- the fusA gene encoding elongation factor G, giving the protein MAEKSGREYSLANTRNIGIMAHIDAGKTTTTERVLYHTGKIHKIGEVHEGAATMDWMEQEQERGITITSAATTAVWRNNRINIIDTPGHVDFTVEVERSLRVLDGAVAVLDAQTGVEPQTETVWNQATRYNVPRIVFANKMDKIGADFAHSIQTLKDRLGANAHSIQWPIGAEDAFDGIIDIIEMKAYHFDGKPNEDYKEIAIPEELKDVIASRREELLEALSHFDDDFFMKYAEGEVTVAEIKTVIRKATIAAEFFPVLCGSAFKNKGVKLMLDAVIDYLPSPLDVPAIKGILPVSSKEVERHSSDEEPFSALAFKIMTDPFVGRLTFFRVYSGTLESGSYVLNSTKEKKERVGRILQMHANSRAEIKKVYAGDIAAIVGLKDTTTGDTLCDEKHEVILEKMVFPEPVISLALEPKTKADQEKMSLGLQKLAEEDPTFRVSSDKETGQTIISGMGELHLDILTDRLKREFKVATNIGNPQVAYRETIKAVCERAEGKYIHQSGGRGQYGHVIIKFEPNPDKGFEFVDKIVGGKVPREYIKPVQEGLIESLANGLIAGYPVIDVKATLYDGSFHPVDSSERAFNIAASKSLQDNKDLLKPVLLEPIMNVEVIIPDEYYGSIVGKISGKRGTIEADEMRGNSKVVKAKVPLSEMFGYATELRSMTQGRGTYTMSFSHYEEAPKSVAEAVAGKYQKGRITKK; this is encoded by the coding sequence ATGGCAGAAAAATCAGGTCGAGAATATTCACTAGCAAATACTAGAAATATTGGAATTATGGCTCATATTGATGCTGGTAAAACTACAACAACAGAAAGAGTTTTATACCATACTGGTAAAATTCATAAAATTGGTGAGGTACATGAAGGTGCCGCAACTATGGACTGAATGGAACAAGAACAAGAACGTGGTATTACTATTACTTCAGCTGCAACAACTGCTGTTTGAAGAAATAATCGAATAAATATTATTGATACTCCGGGTCACGTTGATTTTACTGTTGAAGTTGAACGCTCATTAAGAGTTTTAGACGGAGCAGTTGCCGTATTAGACGCGCAAACTGGAGTTGAACCACAAACTGAAACTGTTTGAAATCAAGCAACTAGGTATAATGTACCAAGAATTGTTTTTGCAAATAAAATGGATAAAATTGGGGCTGACTTTGCTCATTCAATTCAAACATTAAAAGATCGTCTTGGTGCTAATGCTCATTCAATTCAATGACCAATTGGTGCAGAAGATGCTTTTGATGGAATTATTGATATAATTGAGATGAAAGCATACCATTTTGATGGTAAACCAAATGAGGATTATAAAGAAATTGCAATTCCTGAAGAACTTAAAGATGTTATTGCAAGTAGACGTGAGGAATTATTAGAAGCACTTTCTCACTTTGATGATGATTTCTTTATGAAATATGCTGAAGGAGAAGTAACGGTTGCTGAAATTAAGACAGTAATTCGTAAAGCAACAATTGCTGCTGAGTTTTTCCCAGTATTATGTGGTAGTGCCTTTAAAAATAAAGGTGTTAAATTAATGTTAGATGCAGTTATTGATTACTTGCCTTCACCATTAGATGTACCTGCAATTAAAGGAATATTACCTGTTTCATCAAAAGAAGTAGAACGTCATTCTAGTGATGAAGAACCTTTTTCAGCGTTGGCATTTAAGATCATGACTGACCCTTTTGTTGGAAGATTAACTTTTTTTAGAGTATATTCGGGAACATTAGAATCTGGTAGTTATGTATTAAACTCAACTAAAGAAAAAAAAGAGCGTGTTGGTCGAATTTTACAAATGCATGCCAATAGTCGTGCCGAAATTAAAAAGGTTTATGCTGGTGACATTGCTGCTATTGTTGGCTTAAAAGATACAACTACTGGTGATACATTATGTGATGAAAAACATGAAGTTATTTTAGAAAAAATGGTATTTCCAGAACCAGTTATTTCATTAGCGCTTGAACCTAAAACAAAAGCTGATCAAGAAAAAATGAGTTTAGGTTTACAAAAACTTGCAGAAGAAGATCCAACATTCCGTGTTTCATCAGACAAAGAAACAGGACAGACAATTATTTCAGGAATGGGAGAACTGCATTTAGACATCTTAACTGATCGTTTAAAACGTGAATTTAAAGTAGCAACTAACATTGGAAATCCACAAGTTGCTTATCGTGAAACAATTAAAGCAGTTTGTGAGCGCGCTGAGGGTAAATATATTCATCAATCAGGTGGTCGCGGCCAATATGGACATGTTATTATTAAATTTGAACCAAATCCAGATAAAGGATTTGAGTTTGTTGATAAAATTGTTGGTGGTAAAGTGCCACGTGAATACATTAAACCAGTACAAGAAGGATTAATTGAATCATTAGCTAATGGTTTAATTGCTGGATATCCAGTTATTGATGTTAAAGCAACATTATATGATGGTTCATTCCACCCTGTTGACTCTTCAGAACGTGCCTTTAATATTGCAGCTTCTAAATCTTTACAAGATAATAAAGATTTATTAAAACCAGTATTATTAGAACCAATTATGAATGTTGAAGTTATTATTCCAGATGAATATTATGGTTCTATTGTTGGTAAAATTTCTGGTAAAAGAGGTACTATTGAAGCAGATGAAATGCGTGGTAACAGTAAAGTTGTTAAAGCTAAAGTGCCTTTATCTGAAATGTTTGGTTATGCTACTGAATTACGTTCAATGACCCAAGGACGCGGAACATATACAATGTCTTTTTCACACTATGAAGAAGCACCAAAATCAGTTGCTGAAGCAGTTGCTGGTAAATATCAAAAAGGAAGAATTACTAAAAAATAA
- the tuf gene encoding elongation factor Tu, which yields MAEKEVKKSKPVSTGPKQKFERTKPHVNVGTIGHVDHGKTTLTAAITSYCSKHEADGYKGMFKDYASIDAAPEEKARGITINTAHVEYETPTRHYAHVDCPGHADYIKNMITGAAQMDGSVLVVSATDGPMPQTREHILLARQVGVKKIIVFLNKCDMESVDDDVLELVEMEIRELLTKYEFEGDDTPIIRGSARGALDGKKEWEEKIKELLTAMDEWIPTPKREVDKPVLLAVEDVFTITGRGTVATGRIERGTLKVNDEIDIIGINKGLKKVVVTGIEMFRKLLDEAQAGDNVGVLLRGVKREDIQRGQVIAKPGSVTPHTKFKGEVYILTKEEGGRHTSFNPGYRPQFYFRTTDVTGSMGDFINKGEKSELIMPGDNVTITVELIHPVALEKGTQFSIREGGRTVGAGQVTEVIK from the coding sequence ATGGCAGAAAAAGAAGTAAAAAAATCAAAGCCTGTATCAACAGGCCCAAAACAAAAATTTGAACGTACAAAACCGCACGTTAATGTTGGAACAATTGGTCACGTTGACCACGGAAAAACAACATTAACTGCTGCAATTACTAGTTATTGTTCAAAACATGAAGCAGATGGGTATAAAGGTATGTTTAAGGACTATGCTTCTATCGATGCTGCTCCAGAAGAAAAAGCACGTGGTATTACTATTAATACAGCTCACGTTGAATATGAAACACCAACTCGTCACTATGCACACGTTGACTGTCCAGGTCACGCTGACTACATTAAAAATATGATTACAGGTGCAGCTCAAATGGATGGTTCAGTGTTAGTTGTTTCTGCAACTGATGGTCCAATGCCACAAACACGTGAACACATTCTATTGGCACGTCAAGTTGGAGTTAAAAAAATTATTGTATTCTTAAATAAGTGTGATATGGAAAGTGTAGACGATGACGTATTAGAACTTGTTGAAATGGAAATTCGTGAATTACTAACTAAGTATGAATTTGAAGGTGATGATACACCAATTATTCGTGGTTCTGCAAGAGGAGCATTAGATGGTAAAAAAGAATGAGAAGAAAAAATTAAAGAATTATTAACAGCAATGGATGAATGAATCCCAACACCAAAAAGAGAAGTTGATAAACCAGTATTATTAGCTGTTGAAGATGTTTTCACTATTACTGGACGTGGAACAGTAGCTACTGGAAGAATTGAACGTGGAACTTTAAAAGTTAATGATGAAATTGATATTATTGGTATTAACAAAGGTCTTAAAAAAGTTGTTGTTACTGGTATTGAAATGTTCAGAAAATTATTAGATGAAGCACAAGCTGGTGATAACGTTGGAGTATTATTACGTGGAGTTAAACGTGAAGATATTCAACGTGGACAAGTTATTGCTAAACCAGGATCAGTTACTCCACATACTAAATTTAAAGGTGAAGTTTATATTCTAACTAAAGAAGAAGGTGGACGTCATACTTCATTTAATCCAGGATATCGACCACAATTTTATTTCCGTACAACTGATGTTACAGGAAGTATGGGAGACTTTATTAATAAAGGTGAAAAATCAGAATTAATTATGCCAGGTGATAACGTTACTATTACTGTTGAATTAATTCACCCAGTTGCCCTTGAGAAAGGTACTCAATTCTCAATCCGTGAAGGTGGAAGAACTGTTGGTGCTGGACAAGTTACTGAAGTTATTAAATAA
- a CDS encoding nitroreductase family protein: MPYVKELESLILNRKSIRNYDPSKIISDSKINDILNYVRHTPSSYGLEPWKILVISNSKIKAQLQPIINNQQQVSTCSHLFILLSYSGENFNTSNQWFVDTVMKRRNLTKPQYEIYKSTFNNFFDHDKKTQINHWAQCQTFILLQNLLLLLTAHEIDNVVLGGFNEQQLLTYLESNKIIEPNKYHVTILVSAGYGYPSKTKIIKNEVSEISTLIK, translated from the coding sequence ATGCCTTATGTTAAAGAGCTGGAAAGTCTAATTTTAAATCGTAAATCAATTCGTAATTATGATCCTAGTAAAATTATTAGTGATAGTAAAATTAACGATATTCTTAACTATGTGCGTCATACCCCATCTTCATATGGTTTAGAACCATGAAAAATTTTAGTTATTAGTAATTCTAAAATTAAAGCACAATTGCAACCAATCATAAATAATCAACAACAAGTTAGTACTTGTTCACATTTATTTATTTTATTAAGTTATAGTGGTGAAAATTTCAATACTAGTAATCAATGATTTGTTGATACTGTTATGAAAAGACGTAATTTAACAAAACCACAATACGAAATTTATAAATCAACATTTAATAATTTCTTTGATCATGACAAAAAAACACAAATAAATCATTGGGCACAATGTCAAACTTTTATTTTATTACAAAATCTTTTATTATTATTAACTGCTCATGAAATTGATAATGTTGTATTAGGTGGTTTTAATGAACAACAATTATTAACTTACTTAGAATCAAATAAGATTATTGAACCCAATAAGTATCATGTTACAATTTTAGTGTCTGCTGGTTATGGTTATCCATCAAAAACTAAAATTATTAAAAATGAAGTTAGTGAAATCAGTACGCTTATCAAATAA
- a CDS encoding NAD(P)-dependent oxidoreductase, whose protein sequence is MKIGIIGASGKSGLALTKEALKQGYQVVAITRNPIKMPILNNDNRLTIKKADLTNKSSIKAVVNDVNILISAYGPTIDNPQNIHQQVAKNLITIMHECQNIKRLLIVGGAGSLLDDKNEILVETSAFPEAWKEHAQQQVQALATYRSSDINWTYFSPSLYYDPELSTLGKFKIGNNHLIVNKEGKSEISYGDAAIAIINEIKEKKFIKKRFTAGYN, encoded by the coding sequence ATGAAAATTGGAATTATTGGAGCATCAGGAAAATCAGGACTTGCCTTAACTAAAGAAGCTTTAAAACAGGGATATCAAGTTGTTGCCATTACTAGAAATCCTATTAAAATGCCAATTCTTAATAATGATAATCGATTGACCATTAAAAAAGCTGATCTTACTAATAAAAGTAGTATTAAAGCGGTTGTTAATGATGTTAATATTTTAATTAGTGCTTACGGCCCTACTATTGATAATCCCCAAAATATTCATCAGCAAGTTGCTAAAAACTTAATTACTATCATGCATGAATGTCAAAATATTAAAAGGTTATTAATTGTTGGTGGTGCTGGTAGTTTGTTAGATGATAAGAATGAAATATTAGTAGAAACAAGTGCATTTCCTGAAGCATGAAAAGAGCATGCACAACAACAAGTTCAAGCATTAGCTACTTATCGTAGCAGTGACATTAATTGAACATATTTCAGCCCTTCTTTATACTATGACCCAGAATTATCAACTTTAGGTAAATTTAAAATTGGTAACAATCACTTAATTGTTAATAAAGAAGGAAAAAGTGAAATTAGTTATGGTGATGCTGCAATTGCTATTATTAATGAGATTAAAGAAAAAAAATTTATTAAAAAACGTTTTACAGCGGGTTATAATTAA
- a CDS encoding aldo/keto reductase, with product MVKLTKEQILQKTITLNNGVKIPQFGLGTYLMVDSKSIYNSVICALQNGYRHIDTAEYYKNEEIIGNAIKDFLAENPEVRREDLFITSKIWNDNHEYELTKDVLRGILTRLKLDYLDLCLIHWPTKQSFECWRALEEFYEYGKVRAIGVSNFNSSQLKDFLKKIKIKPAINQIETHPGFNQKNTIDFVTRIILLLLHEEQC from the coding sequence ATGGTAAAACTTACAAAAGAACAAATTTTACAAAAAACGATAACTCTAAATAATGGTGTCAAAATTCCTCAATTTGGATTAGGGACATATTTAATGGTTGATAGTAAATCTATTTATAATTCAGTAATTTGTGCTTTGCAAAATGGTTATCGTCATATTGATACTGCAGAATATTATAAAAACGAGGAGATAATTGGTAATGCAATTAAAGATTTTTTAGCAGAAAATCCAGAAGTTAGAAGGGAAGATTTATTTATTACTTCTAAAATTTGAAATGACAATCATGAATATGAACTTACTAAAGATGTTTTGCGTGGTATCCTGACTCGTTTAAAACTAGATTATTTAGATTTATGTTTAATTCATTGACCAACTAAACAAAGTTTTGAATGTTGAAGAGCCTTAGAAGAATTTTATGAATATGGTAAAGTTAGGGCAATTGGTGTTTCAAATTTTAATAGTTCACAATTGAAAGATTTTTTAAAAAAAATAAAAATAAAACCAGCAATTAATCAAATTGAAACACATCCTGGTTTTAATCAAAAAAACACAATAGATTTTGTTACGAGAATAATATTGCTGTTACTTCATGAAGAACAATGCTAG
- a CDS encoding aldo/keto reductase, with amino-acid sequence MLGGRADEIPLLQELANKYKVTTSHIALRWAWQLGQVVIPKSTNPERIISNPDIGGFELTGEEMLKIQKLPQTALGPQSNDKKFWKGIMID; translated from the coding sequence ATGCTAGGTGGTAGAGCAGATGAAATACCATTATTACAAGAATTAGCAAATAAATACAAGGTTACTACTAGTCACATTGCTTTAAGATGAGCTTGACAATTGGGTCAAGTAGTTATTCCTAAATCAACTAATCCAGAGCGAATTATTAGTAATCCCGATATTGGGGGTTTTGAACTAACAGGAGAAGAAATGTTAAAAATTCAAAAATTACCACAAACTGCTTTAGGGCCACAATCTAATGATAAAAAATTTTGAAAAGGAATTATGATAGATTAA
- a CDS encoding cation-translocating P-type ATPase, with amino-acid sequence MIWNDTTKELAKKLNTNFVTGLTEEAAAQLLIETGPNQLPVTKKKPIWKIVLAHFIEPFVLVLIALAIIATVIGQWQEALVVFLIVIVDATLATYQEVKAAASLDSLKKLVSSQALVIRNGNKYDIDAKDLVVGDLVYLDAGMFVPADLRIIQSYNLRTNESLLTGESTLISKTTEALTEEKLSIGERTNLAFMSTSIATGSGLGLVYATAKTSEIGKITKLLQEEKEPKSPLTRQMSFLIRIISVFALLLGLAMFLLQFFLIKVPAINALIFGIALTIAVIPEGLQVIVTVSLSLGSSRMAKKHAIVKHLPAVETLGQVDIICSDKTGTLTQNKMTVKKYYLTKSVNDSNDFKKKTKQEQLFLDCLVLCNNSEVSKNKTIGDPTEAALINWSETLKFPTKALSDKHTRVHEIPFDSNRKLMSTINEYDKETYVFVKGAVDNMINICTHALINNERVVLTAQIKKEIIASMEEMSNSALRVLGASYKTVNNTKDYSNISEIESNLTFLGLVGMIDPPRNEVKDSLVKTKKAGIDTIMITGDHLNTAVAIGQELGLIENKTQALSGNTIDDIPEESFNANINQYRVFARVSPEHKVKIVKALQSHNKVVSMTGDGVNDAPSLKAADIGVAMGITGTDVAKESSQIILTDDNFATIVDAIEEGRNIYSKIKRIVIFILITNMAQVFSIVIGAIFGWNELLQPIQILWINLIVESVIAIPMSMGPNNPDLMLRKPTKRNDRILTGSWGFIGIVSIILSTLLLLAFHFLPQILHENNSEGFVFVFVIMTNAPVFYAFSFVSGANTSIFNKITWKNKYIWVAAISAFAINTFIIFTPVVSNAFGIGAGFRAVDWLLCIALSTIPMWLLEMYKGIRLLVNKLIKKEQNKVKVK; translated from the coding sequence GTGATTTGAAATGATACAACTAAGGAATTAGCAAAAAAATTAAATACTAATTTTGTTACAGGTTTAACTGAAGAAGCTGCAGCTCAATTGCTAATAGAAACAGGACCTAATCAATTACCAGTTACGAAAAAAAAGCCAATTTGAAAAATAGTTTTAGCACATTTTATTGAACCATTTGTTTTAGTATTAATTGCATTAGCAATTATTGCTACTGTTATTGGTCAATGACAAGAAGCATTAGTTGTTTTTTTAATTGTAATTGTTGATGCTACTTTGGCTACTTATCAAGAAGTAAAAGCTGCAGCTTCTTTGGACTCTTTAAAGAAATTAGTTTCTTCACAAGCACTAGTAATTCGTAATGGTAATAAATACGATATTGATGCTAAAGATTTAGTGGTAGGTGATTTGGTTTATTTGGATGCGGGAATGTTTGTACCTGCTGATCTGCGTATTATTCAGTCTTATAATTTACGTACTAATGAATCACTTTTAACTGGTGAATCAACCTTAATTAGTAAAACTACTGAAGCATTAACTGAAGAAAAATTATCAATTGGTGAAAGAACTAATCTTGCTTTTATGTCTACTTCTATTGCGACAGGTAGTGGTCTTGGTTTAGTTTATGCAACAGCAAAAACTTCTGAAATTGGAAAAATAACTAAGTTATTACAAGAAGAAAAAGAACCTAAATCACCATTAACGCGACAAATGTCTTTTTTAATTAGAATAATTTCAGTTTTTGCTTTATTATTAGGTTTAGCTATGTTTTTACTACAATTTTTCTTAATTAAAGTACCTGCTATTAATGCTTTAATTTTTGGAATTGCTTTAACAATAGCAGTAATACCTGAAGGTTTGCAAGTTATTGTTACCGTTTCATTATCACTGGGAAGTTCAAGAATGGCAAAAAAACATGCTATTGTTAAACATTTACCTGCTGTTGAAACATTAGGTCAAGTTGACATTATTTGTTCTGATAAAACTGGAACTTTAACACAAAATAAAATGACTGTTAAAAAATATTATTTAACAAAATCAGTTAATGATAGTAATGACTTTAAAAAGAAAACTAAGCAAGAACAATTATTTTTAGATTGTTTAGTACTATGTAATAATAGTGAAGTTAGTAAAAATAAAACTATTGGTGATCCAACAGAAGCAGCACTTATTAATTGATCAGAAACATTAAAGTTTCCAACAAAGGCACTTAGTGATAAACATACTCGAGTTCATGAAATACCTTTTGATTCCAATCGTAAATTAATGTCAACAATTAATGAATACGATAAAGAAACTTATGTTTTTGTTAAAGGTGCGGTTGATAATATGATTAATATTTGTACTCATGCGCTTATTAATAACGAAAGGGTAGTATTAACTGCACAAATTAAAAAAGAAATAATTGCAAGTATGGAAGAAATGTCAAATTCAGCATTACGTGTTTTAGGAGCAAGTTATAAAACTGTTAATAATACGAAAGATTATAGTAATATTAGTGAAATTGAAAGTAATTTAACTTTTTTAGGATTAGTTGGAATGATTGATCCGCCAAGAAACGAAGTTAAAGATTCTTTAGTTAAAACTAAAAAAGCAGGTATTGATACAATTATGATTACTGGTGATCATTTAAATACTGCTGTTGCTATTGGTCAAGAATTAGGTTTGATTGAAAATAAAACACAAGCACTTAGTGGTAATACGATTGATGATATTCCAGAAGAATCATTTAATGCTAATATTAATCAATATCGAGTTTTTGCTCGTGTTTCTCCTGAACATAAAGTTAAGATTGTTAAAGCATTACAGAGTCATAATAAGGTTGTTTCGATGACTGGTGATGGTGTTAATGATGCTCCTAGTTTAAAAGCGGCAGATATTGGAGTAGCGATGGGTATTACGGGAACCGATGTTGCTAAAGAATCTTCACAAATAATATTAACTGATGATAATTTTGCTACTATTGTTGATGCTATTGAAGAAGGGCGCAATATTTACAGTAAAATTAAAAGAATTGTTATTTTTATTTTAATTACTAATATGGCCCAAGTATTTTCAATTGTTATTGGTGCTATTTTTGGATGAAATGAATTATTACAACCAATTCAAATTTTATGAATTAATTTAATTGTTGAATCTGTTATTGCAATTCCAATGTCAATGGGACCTAATAACCCTGATTTAATGCTTAGAAAACCAACAAAACGGAATGATAGAATTCTTACTGGTAGTTGAGGATTTATTGGTATTGTTAGTATAATATTAAGTACCTTGTTACTATTAGCTTTTCATTTTTTACCTCAAATTTTACATGAAAATAATAGTGAAGGTTTTGTTTTTGTTTTTGTTATAATGACTAATGCTCCTGTTTTTTATGCATTTTCTTTTGTTTCAGGTGCTAATACAAGTATTTTTAATAAGATTACTTGAAAAAATAAATATATTTGAGTTGCGGCGATTAGTGCTTTTGCTATTAATACTTTTATTATTTTTACACCTGTTGTTAGCAATGCTTTTGGTATTGGTGCTGGTTTTCGTGCAGTTGATTGATTACTTTGTATTGCTTTATCAACAATACCAATGTGATTATTAGAAATGTATAAAGGAATTAGACTTTTAGTTAATAAATTAATTAAAAAAGAACAAAATAAAGTAAAAGTTAAATAA